DNA from Pseudomonadota bacterium:
CACATGTCTTTCACGATTGTAAAATTTGCCGTCTTGGGACTGCAAGACGCTTCGAGCCAACCACTAATCTTCAATTGCTCAACGAGGCTACTTATGATCTCTTGGCAACGGGCATCATGCCAGAGTATCCGGAAGGATATAGGAACCCCAAGGTGGCTCTACGCAAAACTAAGGAATACTATCGTTGCTCAAGGGTTAAGGCTTGGGTGCTATGGCAAGCGAGGTGGCAATGCGAAGGCTGCAAGGAAGGTGCTCCATTTACAGATTCGAGAGGTATGCCATATCTGGAAGCGCACCATATTATTAGCCTCTCGGCGGAGGGTCCGGACATTGTAGAAAATTGTGTCGCCTTGTGTCCCAATTGCCATAGGGAAGCGCATCTAGGTAGTAGAGCGTCGCAATTGATTCCCCTCTTGGAGGAAGCAATAAGGCAACGTGTGAAGGGAAGGAAATGGAAAAGCTAACAATCGCATCCACCGGACGGCTAAAGCCGCCGGTGATGCGTGTCGTTAGATGGACGCCTTCGGCGCATCAAAAGAAGATGGAGAGGTAAAATGGATATTGCGATTCGAAATGAAACAGAAAAAGATTTTCACGAAGTTGAAGAATTAACAAGGGAGGCTTTTTGGAATTTATATTTCCCGGGATGCAATGAGCATTATTTAGTTCACCAAATGAGGAATCATCCAGATTTTATAAAGGAGCTTGATTTTGTTGCAGAATACAACGGAAAAATAGTTGGAAACATAATGTATACAAAAGCATGGTTGATCAATGAAAATAGGCAAGAAAAAGAGATTATAAGCTTTGGCCCTCTCAGTGTTCTTCCAGAATATCAGCGCAAAGGCATTGGTAGCTCATTGATTAGCCATACAAAAGATATTGCTCTCACAAAGGGTATAAAGGGTATAGTGATATTAGGTGATCCGCACAATTATTGTAAACATGGTTTTAAAAGTGGCAAAGATCAAAATATTAGTGATATGAATGGGGAATACCCTTATGGAATGCTCGCTCTTGAATTAGAAGAACGGGCATTTGAAGGACATAAATGGAAATTTAAATACAGTGATGCATTTAATATAAATGAAGAAGATACTGAGAGTTTTGATAAAAATTTTAAGAGAAAAGAAAAGGATTATAAATATTCGCAA
Protein-coding regions in this window:
- a CDS encoding N-acetyltransferase; translated protein: MDIAIRNETEKDFHEVEELTREAFWNLYFPGCNEHYLVHQMRNHPDFIKELDFVAEYNGKIVGNIMYTKAWLINENRQEKEIISFGPLSVLPEYQRKGIGSSLISHTKDIALTKGIKGIVILGDPHNYCKHGFKSGKDQNISDMNGEYPYGMLALELEERAFEGHKWKFKYSDAFNINEEDTESFDKNFKRKEKDYKYSQEIFSIAFRSYIK
- a CDS encoding HNH endonuclease signature motif containing protein, producing MPEYPEGYRNPKVALRKTKEYYRCSRVKAWVLWQARWQCEGCKEGAPFTDSRGMPYLEAHHIISLSAEGPDIVENCVALCPNCHREAHLGSRASQLIPLLEEAIRQRVKGRKWKS